The following proteins are co-located in the Vicugna pacos chromosome 3, VicPac4, whole genome shotgun sequence genome:
- the ZBED3 gene encoding zinc finger BED domain-containing protein 3 has translation MRCDEPASTMEESGGPDGAAGRLGAPYSEAWGYFHLAPARLGHASGPRATCRLCGEQVGRGPGWHAGTPALWKHLKSAHRRELEESAARRSPPAAPGPAAAAEGDWARLLEQMGALAVRGSLRERELARREAALEQGERALERRRRALQEEERAAAQARRELQAEREALQARLREVSRREGALALASAGLCAPLKEEPEGDRDGYVITKVLL, from the coding sequence ATGAGGTGCGACGAGCCGGCCTCGACCATGGAAGAGAGCGGCGGGCCGGACGGGGCCGCGGGCCGCCTGGGGGCACCGTACTCCGAGGCGTGGGGGTACTTCCACCTGGCGCCGGCGCGCCTGGGCCACGCGTCGGGCCCCCGGGCCACCTGCCGGCTGTGCGGGGAACAGGTGGGCCGCGGCCCGGGCTGGCACGCGGGCACCCCGGCGCTGTGGAAACACCTGAAGAGCGCGCACCGACGGGAGCTGGAGGAGAGCGCCGCCCGCCGctcgccgcccgccgcccccggccccgccgcggCCGCGGAGGGCGACTGGGCGCGCCTGCTGGAGCAGATGGGCGCGCTGGCCGTGCGCGGGAGCCTGCGGGAGCGCGAGCTGGCGCGGCGCGAGGCGGCCCTAGAGCAGGGCGAGCGCGCCCTGGAGCGGAGGCGGCGGGCGCTGCAGGAGGAGGAGCGCGCGGCGGCCCAGGCGCGCCGGGAACTGCAGGCCGAGAGGGAGGCGCTGCAGGCGCGGCTGCGGGAAGTGAGCCGGCGCGAGGGCGCCTTGGCCTTGGCGTCGGCCGGGCTTTGCGCTCCGCTCAAAGAGGAGCCTGAGGGGGACAGGGACGGCTACGTCATCACGAAGGTCCTCCTGTAG